The Saccharomycodes ludwigii strain NBRC 1722 chromosome II, whole genome shotgun sequence genome window below encodes:
- a CDS encoding CybS family protein (similar to Saccharomyces cerevisiae YLR164W | SHH4 | SDH4 Homolog (paralog of YDR178W | SDH4)) translates to MFTRPALLRPVFRSTTNRALFHTTKSNNLTIPFLSTLPQAPGGVKGDVNEAFVPPPVDKVHGSYHWDFERVLAVSLIPLVSLPLASGAGIPVIADTLLSSVLLAHCYVGFQSCIIDYIPKRVYGKNHNYAMYLLTLGSLFSIAGIYHLETKENGLIGVLTSCWKEESKTEEKK, encoded by the coding sequence atgtttaccAGACCCGCACTATTGAGACCAGTTTTTAGATCCACCACAAACAGAGCTTTGTTCCATACCACTAAGTCCAATAATTTGACTATTCCATTCTTAAGCACTTTACCACAAGCTCCAGGTGGTGTTAAGGGTGATGTTAATGAGGCTTTTGTTCCACCACCAGTTGATAAAGTTCATGGTTCTTATCACTGGGATTTTGAAAGAGTTTTAGCCGTTTCATTGATCCCATTAGTCAGTTTACCATTAGCTTCTGGTGCTGGTATCCCAGTTATCGCTGATACTTTGTTATCTTCTGTTTTATTGGCCCATTGTTATGTTGGTTTCCAATCCTGTATCATTGATTATATTCCAAAGAGAGTTTACGGTAAGAATCATAATTATGCCATGTATTTGTTGACTTTGGgatctttattttccatCGCCGGTATCTATCATTTAGAAACCAAAGAAAATGGTCTCATCGGTGTTTTAACTTCTTGTTGGAAAGAAGAATCTAAAACCgaggaaaagaaatga
- the PUS5 gene encoding pseudouridine synthase PUS5 (similar to Saccharomyces cerevisiae YLR165C | PUS5 | PseudoUridine Synthase) has protein sequence MCNTPAIQIIKLNKHYLIANKCAGILCQPTLSSNTTKKKEKVLLNILKEQLAHNKSGLAAHLKNIHRIDKVVTGGVLFATNKNSAQMFSRYLRKGGNCGFKLKRRYLAILQSPIFIKNDPEQGIISFKNKSTGSSASPMITHYKKISKNLYAFELCTGQKHQIRVTCKTKLRSPILNDIKYGAKPIKNFNDEIIALHSAMMRITIGRNEPESTLIPMPKSEYYPLWEPFLNTTTGYFHEYINKVLLDDSWGTVLFE, from the coding sequence CATAAAACTAAACAAGCATTACCTTATAGCAAACAAATGCGCTGGAATATTATGTCAACCTACCCTCAGCAGCAATaccaccaaaaaaaaagaaaaggtacttttaaatatattaaaagaacaaTTGGCTCATAATAAATCAGGACTAGCAGCACACCTTAAAAATATCCATAGAATTGACAAAGTTGTTACAGGAGGTGTATTGTTTGccacaaataaaaattcagCACAAATGTTTTCTAGGTATTTAAGAAAAGGTGGTAACTGTGGATTTAAACTGAAAAGAAGATATTTAGCAATATTACAATCCccaatttttataaaaaatgatcCAGAACAAGGAATAATAAGTTTCAAGAATAAATCTACAGGTTCCTCCGCATCCCCGATGATTACAcactataaaaaaatatctaaaAACCTATATGCGTTTGAATTGTGCACAGGTCAAAAACATCAAATTAGAGTAACTTGTAAAACTAAATTGAGGTCCCCTATACTTAATGATATAAAATATGGTGCAAAGCccattaaaaatttcaatgATGAAATAATTGCGCTACATTCCGCCATGATGAGGATTACTATTGGAAGAAATGAGCCAGAATCGACATTAATACCCATGCCCAAGTCTGAATATTATCCATTGTGGGAACCCTTTTTAAACACAACTACCGGCTATTTTCACGAATACataaataaagttttgttAGACGACTCCTGGGGTACAGTTCTCTTCGAATGA
- the NVJ3 gene encoding Nvj3p (similar to Saccharomyces cerevisiae YDR179W-A | NVJ3 | Nucleus-Vacuole Junction) produces MNTTTHNIIYNTRASNWYNKRKYINNSALFSSKYSKDSPKYLVSLIKSINPSLDIGDDITDKTKLAYYALVSLFVKNYISSWYETKINSNNTDFIQSLYIEFFEPLYNYIHDRSCRVDWIKIFLDDIPFIMETQHNNYDLKMVDYYLRKNVESSLEQTFLHSLFKDFILTKLLKTILEPNVIFPVLNKLLASLTLLEYRPKLDKQRPNVFQKIWKSIAFVFNSIKENDTTITTPDKGSVHSILQRHIFVSLIKILNLTEKKPLVYGFYKWIQQIIITYTNIDQILYASVKQEVLEKVSIYDWLIQLRHILFPHDDIILKPGNIIYDMDKLKSTCKDNLCLIIDKYHLTTLLGINKQDDLNKIVDEFIADPENLQGHIYIILDCIAASFEENCTPGVV; encoded by the coding sequence ATGAATACTACTACacataatataatatacaaCACAAGAGCCTCCAATTGGtacaataaaagaaaatatattaacaattctgctttattttcttcaaaatattCCAAGGACTCGCCAAAATATTTAGTCAgtttaattaaatcaattaatCCGAGTTTGGACATAGGTGACGATATTACtgacaaaacaaaattagcATATTATGCTTTGGTGTCCCTTTTtgtgaaaaattatatttccTCGTGGtatgaaacaaaaataaatagtaataatacagATTTCATTCAAAGTTTAtatattgaattttttgagCCATTATACAATTATATTCATGATCGTTCTTGTAGAGTGGATTGGATCaagatttttttggatGATATTCCCTTCATCATGGAAACTCAACATAACAAttatgatttaaaaatggttgattattatttaagGAAAAATGTTGAATCATCCTTAGAACAAACTTTTCTacattctttatttaaggattttattttaactaaattattgaaaacaattttaGAGCCTAATGTTATTTTCCCTGTTTTAAACAAGTTATTAGCATCTTTAACGTTATTAGAATATAGACCAAAACTTGATAAGCAACGCCCaaatgtttttcaaaaaatttggaaatcAATTGCGTTcgtttttaattcaattaaAGAGAATGACACTACCATTACTACCCCTGACAAAGGTTCTGTTCATTCAATTTTACAGCGACACATCTTTGTAAGcttaattaaaatactaAATTTAACCGAGAAGAAGCCGTTGGTTTATGGATTTTATAAATGGATTcaacaaataattattacATACACTAATATAGACCAAATTTTGTACGCTTCAGTGAAACAAGAGGTTTTGGAAAAAGTTTCAATATATGATTGGCTAATTCAACTTAGACACATACTTTTCCCGCATGACGATATTATACTTAAACCaggaaatattatatacGATATGGACAAATTGAAATCCACTTGCAAGGACAATCTTTGCTTGATTATAGataaatatcatttaaCCACCTTATTAGGCATCAACAAACAAGACGATCTCaataaaattgttgatGAGTTTATTGCTGACCCAGAAAACTTACAAGGccatatttatataattttagaTTGTATTGCCGCCTCATTCGAAGAGAACTGTACCCCAGGAGTCGTCTaa